In Tachysurus vachellii isolate PV-2020 chromosome 10, HZAU_Pvac_v1, whole genome shotgun sequence, the following proteins share a genomic window:
- the itgb1bp1 gene encoding integrin beta-1-binding protein 1 produces the protein MFRKVKKRHSSSSSQSSEISTKSKSVDSSLGGLSRSSTVASLDTDSTKSSGNSASETCAEFKVKYLGAVEKLDFGMSKTLQEPLDLISYIDAAQQDGKLPFVPREEEMILGVSKYGVKVVSLDQCDVLHRHPLYLIVRMLCYDDGLGAGRNLLALNTTDAKQQECSIWVYQCSNAEQAQAICKVLSASFDCVLASDKS, from the exons ATGTTCCGCAAGGTTAAGAAGcgccacagcagcagcagctcccaAAGCAGTGAGATCAGCACCAAGAGCAAG TCTGTAGACTCCAGTTTGGGAGGTTTGTCCAGGTCCAGCACAGTCGCCAGCCTTGATACAGACTCCACAAAGAGCTCAG GTAATAGTGCATCTGAGACATGTGCTGAATTCAAGGTTAAATATTTGGGAGCTGTTGAGAAGCTGGACTTTGGGATGAGCAAAACCCTCCAGGAGCCGTTAGACCTGATCAGCTATATCGATGCAGCTCAG CAAGACGGAAAGCTTCCCTTCGTGCCTAGAGAAGAGGAGATGATCCTGGGAGTGTCCAAATACGGAGTCAAAGTTGTGTCTTTGGACCAGTGT GATGTGTTACACCGCCACCCACTCTACCTGATAGTGCGCATGCTGTGTTATGATGACGGTCTTGGAGCTGGGAGAAACCTCCTGGCCCTCAACACCACCGATGCCAAGCAGCAGGAGTGCAGCATCTGGGTCTACCAGTGCAGCAATGCG GAACAAGCTCAAGCCATCTGTAAAGTGCTCTCCGCTTCCTTCGACTGTGTTCTGGCTTCAGACAAATCCTGA
- the iah1 gene encoding isoamyl acetate-hydrolyzing esterase 1 homolog, translating to MYVLSFSKMSRVKSIICPQVVLFGDSITQYAFQANGWGCDLANRLVRKCDLVNRGLSGYNTRWAKLVLPRIIPMYGASHPSIAAVTVFFGANDAALEDKNPQQHVPCEEYSENLKDMVNYLTSAGVSKDRVIFITPPPIQEKLWEKECILKGCSLNRLNSVTGQYAQLCVQTAAQCGVDVIDLWSLMQKDEEDFSAYLSDGLHLSEKGNQFVAQHVWRVLESKVADVPFILPYWADVDCENPQNSLLCD from the exons ATGTATGTACTTTCATTTAGCAAAATGTCCAGAGTAAAGAGCATTATCTGTCCTCAGGTTGTTCTGTTTGGAGACTCGATTACACAG TATGCTTTCCAGGCCAATGGATGGGGATGTGATCTTGCTAACAGACTTGTGAG AAAGTGCGACTTGGTGAACAGAGGTTTATCTGGATATAACACTCGATGGGCTAAACTGGTTCTTCCCCGGATCATCCCAATGTACGGTGCTTCTCATCCTTCTATCGCAGCAGTGACCGTGTTCTTCGGCGCCAACGACGCAGCCCTGGAAG ATAAGAATCCGCAGCAGCATGTTCCCTGTGAGGAATACTCCGAGAATCTGAAGGACATGGTTAACTATCTGACCTCCGCCGGCGTGTCTAAGGACAGAGTCATATTCATCACTCCTCCACCAATTCAAGAGAAACTCTGGGAAAAAGAGTGTATATTAAAAG GATGCTCTCTGAACCGTCTGAACTCTGTGACTGGTCAGTACGCTCAGCTTTGTGTCCAGACAGCAGCACAGTGTGGAGTGGATGTGATCGACCTCTGGTCCCTCATGCAAAAAGATGAAGag GATTTCTCAGCGTACCTGTCAGATGGTTTGCACCTCTCAGAGAAGGGCAACCAGTTTGTAGCCCAGCACGTGTGGAGAGTATTGGAGAGCAAGGTAGCTGATGTACCTTTCATCCTGCCATACTGGGCTGATGTAGACTGTGAGAACCCTCAGAACAGCCTGCTGTGTGATTAG
- the adam17a gene encoding disintegrin and metalloproteinase domain-containing protein 17a, producing the protein MKFVIILSLTFSPFWVNCALNPRSAETELRTQKDQEEFESLSSMLEDFEVLPASSLQQHSLRKRDVSSPSHVERLISFTALKRHFKLYLTTNTELFTDNFKAVFVDDEGREEKYDIEMQNYFRGHVVGEEFSRVQAHMDGDDFSAHILTDEAEYNVEPLWRFTDKAPDSRLLVYRSEDIKNISRLASSKVCGYINAEAPRLLPEEARTAAEAQKDREVKQRVRRQTHNPKKNTCTLLLVADYRFYKHMGREEESTTLNYLIELIDRVDDIYRNTSWDDEFKGYGVQIHQIIINKYPTKVSTGQLHYNMEGSPRPKDNQVWDVKKLLEQFSQDIADNASAVCLAHLFTYQDFDEGTLGLAYVASSRDQALGGLCSKPYFPSPTVKKASYLNTGLTSTKNYGKTILTKEADLVTTHELGHNFGAEHDPDNIAYCAPSDEQGGKFVMYPIAVSGDHPNNKRFSNCSKASVSRTLRVKAPQCFKARTSNLCGNSRVEEGEECDPGLLHLKDDRCCTASCKLKRGIQCSDRNSPCCFNCMFQEANKICQESINATCKASSSCTGKTSECPAPGNLPDSTECVDRGRCRGGECIPFCEATQKLRSCACNETDSSCKVCCKNSNGLCTPFKFENGDYLYLRKGKPCTVGFCDGHGKCMKQVQDVVERLWDFIDKLDINTFGKFLADNIVGSVVVFSLLFWIPLSILVHCVDKKLDRQYEENSKSLIYPSNMEILSSLEGAPMRIIKAPPPPPPPSVSAARPIQGHPSGSSTSPPTTSSSEPRADPPRMATIEEDSSGDSPPGTAFPPSSATAKSFEDLTEHSPLNRQSRRLQRQARVESKETEC; encoded by the exons ATGAAGTTTGTAATCATTTTAAGCCTCACGTTTTCCCCTTTTTGGGTGAATTGTGCACTGAATCCTAGATCTGCTGAGACGGAGCTGAGAACACAGAAAGATCAGGAAGAGTTTG AAAGCCTCAGCTCGATGCTGGAAGACTTCGAGGTGCTTCCTGCATCCAGTTTGCAGCAGCACTCTTTAAGGAAGAGAGACGTCAGCTCGCCGTCACACGTCGAACGTCTCATCAGCTTCACAGCACTGAAGAG GCATTTCAAGTTGTACCTGACCACCAACACTGAGCTTTTCACGGACAATTTTAAAGCCGTGTTTGTTGATGATGAAGGGAGGGAGGAGAAGTACGATATTGAAATGCAAAATTACTTCAGAGGGCATGTAGTAG GTGAGGAGTTTTCCCGGGTGCAGGCCCACATGGATGGCGATGACTTCTCAGCGCATATCCTCACTGATGAAGCCGAGTACAACGTAGAG CCTTTATGGAGGTTCACAGACAAAGCTCCAGACAGCCGTCTTCTGGTCTACCGCTCTGAAGACATAAAGAACATTAGTCGACTCGCCTCCTCCAAAGTATGCGGCTACATCAACGCTGAGGCTCCACGGTTGCTTCCTGAAGAAGCCAGAACAGCTGCAGAGGCGCAGAAGGACAGAG AAGTTAAACAGAGAGTgcggagacagacacacaacccCAAGAAGAACACTTGCACGCTGCTATTGGTGGCTGACTACCGCTTCTACAAGCACATGGGTCGTGAAGAGGAGAGCACCACACTCAACTACCTG ATCGAGCTGATTGACCGAGTGGATGATATCTACAGGAACACGTCATGGGATGATGAGTTTAAAGGCTACGGTGTACAGATTCATCAG ATCATCATAAACAAGTATCCAACCAAAGTGTCTACAGGACAGCTTCACTATAATATGGAAGGCAGTCCACGGCCAAAAGACAACCAAGTGTGGGATGTAAAGAAGCTTCTAGAA CAATTCAGTCAGGACATAGCAGATAATGCCTCAGCCGTGTGCCTGGCTCACCTTTTTACCTACCAGGACTTTGATGAAGGAACTCTTGGACTTGCGTATGTAGCCTCCTCTAGAGACCAGGCTTTGGGAGGACTCTGCTCAAAAC CATACTTTCCCTCTCCAACAGTGAAAAAAGCCAGCTACTTGAACACTGGCTTAACCAGCACTAAGAACTACGGCAAGACCATTCTCACCaag GAAGCAGACCTGGTGACCACCCACGAGCTTGGTCACAACTTCGGAGCAGAGCATGACCCAGACAACATCGCTTACTGCGCTCCAAGTGACGAGCAAGGAGGCAAGTTCGTAATGTACCCCATTGCCGTGAGTGGAGACCATCCTAACAACAAG CGGTTCTCCAACTGCAGTAAAGCCTCAGTGAGCAGGACTCTGAGGGTCAAGGCTCCACAATGCTTCAAGGCGCGCACCAGCAATTTGTGTGGCAACTCTCGGGTTGAAGAAGGAGAGGAGTGTGACCCCGGGCTCCTCCATCTAAAAGATGACCGCTGCTGTACGGCTAGCTGCAAGCTGAAAAGGGGCATACAGTGCAG TGACCGGAACAGTCCGTGTTGTTTCAACTGCATGTTCCAAGAAGCTAATAAGATCTGTCAGGAGTCCATCAACGCTACCTGTAAAGCGAGTTCATCATGCACAG GCAAAACCAGTGAGTGTCCAGCTCCTGGAAACCTGCCTGATTCTACAGAGTGTGTGGATAGAGGCCGATGCCGTGGAGGCGAGTGTATTCCTTTTTGCGAAGCAACACAGAAGCTTAGATCTTGTGCATGCAATG AAACAGACAGCTCGTGTAAAGTATGCTGTAAGAACTCAAATGGACTCTGCACTCCTTTTAAATTTGAAAACGGAGATTATCTGTACCTTCGGAAGGGGAAGCCCTGCACCGTGGGATTCTGCGATGGCCAC GGTAAATGCATGAAGCAGGTCCAAGACGTCGTCGAGAGGTTGTGGGACTTTATTGACAAGCTCGACATCAACACCTTTG GGAAGTTTCTGGCTGATAATATAGTGGGCTCTGTGGTAGTCTTTTCCCTCCTCTTCTGGATCCCTCTGAGTATTCTGGTGCACTGTGTG GACAAGAAGCTGGACAGACAGTATGAGGAGAACTCCAAGTCTCTAATATATCCTAGT aATATGGAGATACTGAGCAGCCTGGAAGGGGCACCCATGCGCATCATcaaagccccgcctcctcctcctcctccttctgttTCAGCAGCGCGACCCATACAGGGACACCCCAGCGGCAGCAGCACCTCTCCGCCTACAACCTCCTCTTCCGAGCCCAGAGCGGATCCTCCGCGTATGGCCACCATCGAGGAGGACTCCAGTGGTGACTCTCCACCAGGGACAGCCTTCCCCCCGAGCTCTGCGACAGCCAAGTCGTTCGAGGACCTCACCGAACATTCACCACTAAACCGTCAAAGCAGGCGACTGCAGAGACAAGCACGTGTAGAGAGTAAAGAGACGGAGTGCTGA